The following proteins are co-located in the Aurantiacibacter atlanticus genome:
- a CDS encoding stage II sporulation protein M, which yields MALPFFKTAEIAPPADIEAASLRSDRFRLEREVDWQRLEGIVTALEKGRPRRISDDDLLDLPVLYRKTASSLAVARETSLDAATLDYLEALVRRAWFQIYGPRIGFIGWLRRFFVGGWSASVRAIWLDICIAFAVMVAGTAVGWLLVARDPDWFYSLVPGGMSGGRAPGAERAVLEESLRIADGSEGLTVFAASLFSNNTGVAIMAFALGFAFGIPTLLLLVYNMAVLGAMFWVFADAGLGLEFAAWLSIHGTTELGAILLAGAAGMHVGRTMAFPGERSILAAMQDAGVRAAQVMAGCTIMLVVAGLLEGYARQLVGDTGSRLLIGGFMLLFWLGYFLTVKQPRESET from the coding sequence ATGGCGCTTCCATTCTTCAAAACTGCGGAAATCGCCCCGCCTGCCGATATCGAGGCCGCCTCGCTCAGGTCAGACCGTTTCCGGCTGGAACGCGAAGTGGACTGGCAGCGGCTGGAAGGAATCGTGACCGCGCTGGAAAAAGGACGTCCGCGCCGTATCAGCGATGATGATCTGCTCGACCTGCCGGTGCTCTATCGCAAAACCGCTTCCAGTCTTGCCGTGGCGCGCGAAACTTCGCTCGATGCGGCTACGCTAGATTATCTCGAGGCGCTGGTCCGGCGCGCATGGTTCCAGATATATGGTCCTCGCATCGGTTTCATCGGCTGGTTGCGACGTTTTTTTGTTGGCGGGTGGAGCGCATCTGTCCGCGCCATATGGCTCGACATCTGCATTGCATTTGCAGTGATGGTAGCGGGCACAGCGGTAGGCTGGCTGTTGGTGGCACGCGACCCGGACTGGTTCTACTCGCTCGTTCCTGGCGGCATGTCAGGCGGGCGTGCGCCAGGTGCAGAGCGTGCGGTGTTGGAGGAAAGCCTTCGCATTGCGGATGGCTCTGAAGGGCTGACAGTATTTGCCGCATCGCTGTTTTCCAATAATACGGGCGTTGCCATCATGGCCTTTGCACTGGGCTTTGCTTTCGGCATCCCGACATTATTGCTGCTGGTTTATAATATGGCCGTACTAGGCGCTATGTTCTGGGTGTTTGCCGATGCCGGGCTGGGCCTTGAATTTGCTGCATGGCTCTCGATCCACGGCACCACAGAACTTGGTGCCATCCTGCTGGCAGGCGCGGCAGGCATGCATGTTGGCCGCACGATGGCCTTCCCTGGAGAACGATCGATTCTTGCAGCGATGCAGGATGCGGGTGTGCGCGCCGCGCAGGTGATGGCCGGGTGTACAATCATGCTGGTAGTTGCCGGATTGCTGGAAGGCTATGCCCGCCAACTGGTCGGCGATACTGGCTCGCGCCTGCTTATCGGGGGTTTCATGCTGTTGTTCTGGCTGGGCTATTTCCTTACCGTGAAGCAACCGCGCGAGAGCGAGACATGA
- a CDS encoding DUF58 domain-containing protein yields MRIPFLPIVPTGRMLLLLALLAPVAVVIAATAPTAWIIAPAAALTLLLLMSIDGWLAGSGIQIDLTFPDDAEVGQPAILRVTAQIERDSDAALPEASIGFEPRLGTRGVTNFRLRPTGTANGFSGTGAATPVRRGTGELHDLWLRWSGPLGLAVRQIHQPLDGRIRVWPDLSPVRSPVLQAFLRDSQFGIVARRIRGEGTQFEALSEYEPGMDRRRIDWKASARHTALYARENEAERDNQVVFAFDCGQSMCEPVDGLPRIDRAVSAALTSAYVALKGGDRVSLFGFADHPQLMTPFVTDTRAFHRLQSAAADLDYVPREPNYTLALATLAARLKRRSLIVLFSDFADPTSAQLMVESVERLVRHHLVIFVTMVDSELEDLAATPPDSMGDISIAVSADALARQRALVLTQLRRLGVNVIEAPHDKIGYQLIDLYLKTKRAEAIG; encoded by the coding sequence ATGCGCATCCCGTTCCTCCCCATTGTTCCGACCGGGCGCATGCTGTTGCTGCTGGCATTGCTGGCGCCGGTTGCAGTGGTGATAGCGGCAACTGCCCCCACAGCATGGATTATCGCCCCAGCCGCAGCGCTTACGCTGCTGCTGCTAATGTCGATCGATGGCTGGCTGGCCGGCAGCGGTATACAGATCGACCTTACATTTCCTGACGATGCGGAAGTCGGACAGCCGGCCATACTGCGCGTCACCGCGCAGATCGAACGCGATAGCGATGCAGCCCTTCCCGAAGCCTCCATCGGGTTCGAGCCGCGCCTTGGCACGCGCGGCGTCACCAATTTCCGCTTGCGCCCGACGGGCACGGCAAATGGCTTTAGCGGCACGGGCGCGGCTACCCCAGTGCGACGCGGGACGGGCGAATTGCACGATCTGTGGCTGCGCTGGTCTGGCCCGTTAGGGCTGGCGGTGCGGCAGATTCACCAGCCGCTGGACGGGCGGATCAGGGTGTGGCCTGATCTTTCGCCCGTGCGGTCCCCTGTGTTGCAGGCATTCCTGCGCGACAGCCAGTTCGGCATTGTTGCAAGGCGTATCCGAGGCGAAGGCACCCAGTTTGAAGCCCTGTCAGAATATGAGCCCGGCATGGACCGTCGCCGGATCGACTGGAAAGCAAGCGCCCGCCACACCGCCCTTTACGCCCGCGAAAACGAAGCAGAGCGCGACAACCAGGTGGTATTCGCCTTCGATTGCGGCCAGTCCATGTGTGAGCCGGTAGACGGCTTGCCGCGCATCGATCGTGCCGTTTCCGCAGCCCTCACTTCAGCCTATGTCGCCCTGAAGGGGGGCGATCGGGTAAGTCTTTTCGGCTTTGCCGATCATCCGCAGCTTATGACGCCTTTCGTCACCGATACACGCGCATTCCATCGCCTGCAAAGCGCGGCGGCAGATCTCGATTACGTGCCCCGCGAACCGAATTATACTCTGGCGCTCGCAACGCTTGCCGCGCGGCTCAAACGCCGTTCGCTTATCGTGCTCTTTTCCGATTTTGCTGACCCGACATCGGCACAATTGATGGTCGAAAGCGTGGAGCGGTTGGTCCGCCATCATCTGGTGATCTTCGTCACCATGGTCGATAGCGAATTGGAAGACCTCGCCGCTACACCGCCCGATAGCATGGGCGATATTTCCATCGCGGTGAGCGCCGATGCCCTCGCCCGACAGCGCGCGCTTGTGTTGACGCAATTGCGGCGGCTGGGCGTCAATGTGATCGAAGCCCCGCATGACAAGATCGGCTATCAATTGATTGATCTGTATCTCAAGACCAAGCGGGCAGAGGCAATCGGCTGA
- a CDS encoding AAA family ATPase, with protein MTLEQTTELAGAIRTEVGKAIVGMDQTIEHLLIALISQGHVLLEGPPGTAKTFLANCFAHASGLDFGRIQFTPDLLPGDILGSNLFNFQTSQFTLTRGPIFCELLLADEINRTPPKTQAALLEAMQERKVTLDGETHHLNDSFMVVATQNPIENQGVYPLPEAQLDRFAFKLLVPYPDAAEEAQIIRRFGDRSGPQKPADFGIARIATPDIITAAQAAVKDVTLSQEVVEYAVSLIRATRESPDLASGASPRAAVLLANAARARAALQGRNYVIPDDVKALATATLRHRLLLSPAAEIEGKLVEDLVAGLIEETEAPR; from the coding sequence ATGACCCTCGAACAGACCACAGAGCTGGCGGGCGCGATCCGCACTGAGGTCGGTAAGGCCATCGTCGGGATGGATCAGACGATAGAGCATTTGCTTATCGCGCTAATATCGCAAGGGCATGTCCTGCTCGAAGGCCCGCCGGGCACTGCCAAGACCTTTCTCGCCAATTGTTTTGCCCATGCGTCCGGTCTCGATTTCGGGCGCATCCAGTTCACCCCGGATCTTTTGCCGGGCGACATCCTTGGCTCCAATCTGTTCAATTTCCAGACCAGCCAGTTCACCCTGACCCGCGGTCCGATCTTCTGCGAATTGCTGCTGGCTGACGAGATCAACCGCACGCCGCCAAAAACACAGGCCGCTCTTCTAGAAGCGATGCAGGAACGCAAGGTCACGCTGGATGGGGAGACGCATCATCTGAATGACAGTTTCATGGTGGTGGCAACGCAGAACCCGATCGAAAATCAGGGCGTCTACCCGCTCCCCGAAGCGCAGCTGGATCGTTTTGCCTTCAAGCTGCTGGTTCCCTATCCCGACGCTGCAGAAGAAGCTCAGATCATCCGGCGTTTCGGGGATCGCAGCGGTCCACAAAAGCCTGCCGATTTTGGCATCGCGCGGATCGCCACGCCAGATATCATCACCGCCGCGCAAGCCGCGGTAAAGGACGTGACGCTTTCGCAGGAAGTTGTCGAATATGCCGTCTCGTTGATCCGGGCGACGCGTGAAAGCCCCGATCTTGCCAGCGGGGCCAGCCCGCGCGCCGCCGTGCTGCTGGCCAATGCGGCACGCGCACGGGCCGCATTGCAAGGACGCAATTATGTTATTCCCGATGACGTGAAGGCGTTGGCCACGGCCACGCTGCGCCACAGGCTGCTGCTATCACCTGCGGCAGAGATCGAAGGCAAGCTGGTGGAAGACCTCGTCGCTGGCTTGATCGAAGAGACAGAGGCGCCGCGCTGA
- a CDS encoding GNAT family N-acetyltransferase, with translation MSAKARPDFTIAADSLDCPDVRALIDLHLARAPRSSPVRTIPALSAEQLAQSDLSFFTARLDGALAAIGALREINAAKGEIKSMRTADAYLGKGAGSAILSHLLGLARSRRYRWVGLETGRASAYLAAQRLYQKHGFRECPPYNDYPIDDFVMCMGLEIG, from the coding sequence ATGAGCGCAAAGGCGAGGCCCGACTTCACCATCGCAGCCGATTCGCTGGATTGCCCGGATGTGCGTGCCCTGATAGATCTGCATCTCGCCCGCGCGCCGCGCAGTTCCCCCGTCCGCACGATACCTGCCCTGTCTGCCGAACAACTGGCGCAAAGCGATCTCAGTTTCTTTACCGCGCGGCTCGACGGCGCACTGGCGGCGATTGGCGCATTGCGTGAAATCAATGCTGCAAAGGGCGAAATCAAGTCGATGCGCACGGCAGACGCCTATCTCGGCAAGGGCGCGGGCTCTGCCATTCTCTCGCATTTGCTGGGGTTGGCCCGGTCGCGTAGGTATCGCTGGGTGGGCCTGGAGACCGGGCGCGCCTCCGCATATCTGGCAGCTCAGCGCCTTTATCAAAAACACGGGTTTCGGGAATGTCCGCCTTACAATGACTATCCGATAGATGATTTTGTCATGTGCATGGGATTAGAGATCGGTTGA
- a CDS encoding prephenate dehydratase, whose amino-acid sequence MDSFAPPALAMVEKMRLAAAEDPAHAIAFQGAPGANSHRAVLEWDPAALPLPCFSFSDAIEAVKSGKAGCAMIPIENSQAGRVADIHFLLPESGLCIVGEHFLAIHHALMALPGAGPFTAAYSHPHALTQSRQYLRDRNMVPLSHADTAGAAAHVADLGDTGIAAIAPALAADLYGLSIVDENVEDSADNTTRFVVLAPEPLAPDLLDGCEAMTTFVFEVKNIPAALYKAIGGFATNGVNMTKLESYQRGASFSATMFYADIIGAPGDPAVDRALEELAFHCKGVTMFGSYPLARQRG is encoded by the coding sequence ATGGACAGCTTCGCTCCCCCAGCCCTCGCCATGGTCGAAAAAATGCGGCTTGCCGCAGCAGAAGATCCTGCGCACGCAATCGCTTTTCAAGGCGCACCGGGCGCAAATTCGCACCGTGCGGTGCTGGAATGGGATCCCGCCGCTTTGCCACTACCGTGCTTCAGCTTTTCCGACGCGATCGAGGCGGTCAAATCGGGAAAGGCGGGCTGCGCGATGATACCGATTGAAAATTCGCAGGCCGGGCGCGTAGCGGATATTCATTTTCTGCTGCCTGAAAGCGGGCTGTGCATCGTGGGAGAACATTTTCTTGCCATTCATCATGCACTGATGGCCCTGCCCGGCGCAGGTCCGTTCACGGCTGCTTACAGTCATCCGCACGCCCTGACGCAGAGCCGTCAATATCTGCGTGACCGCAATATGGTGCCGCTCAGCCATGCCGATACCGCCGGCGCAGCGGCGCATGTCGCTGATCTTGGCGACACCGGCATTGCCGCTATTGCCCCGGCGCTGGCGGCCGATCTTTACGGATTGAGCATTGTGGATGAAAATGTGGAGGACAGCGCTGACAACACCACCCGGTTTGTCGTGCTGGCCCCTGAACCGCTGGCCCCTGATCTGCTCGACGGGTGCGAGGCTATGACGACGTTCGTTTTCGAGGTGAAGAACATTCCCGCTGCGCTTTACAAGGCGATAGGCGGTTTTGCCACCAATGGGGTCAATATGACCAAGCTTGAAAGCTATCAGCGGGGCGCGAGCTTTTCCGCCACCATGTTCTATGCCGATATCATCGGCGCGCCGGGCGATCCCGCAGTAGACCGCGCACTGGAAGAATTAGCCTTTCACTGCAAGGGTGTCACGATGTTCGGCAGCTATCCCCTCGCACGCCAACGCGGATGA
- a CDS encoding c-type cytochrome: MNDRTNTIFGWVLASLIVALGGSIVANTYFHGGGVEMPENPGYVIEAAEGGAGADAGPSLATLLSTGSADAGEAVFAKCSACHTIAQGGASGIGPNLYGVLGSPIGGHAAGFAYSSALSGKGGNWDYDNMDAWLTSPRVFANGTKMSFAGLSSGEDRANVILYMLANGGGPALPEPELEMEETEGEDGVDAPGEGPGEVEGESADAIEAAGGMGDDQPVAENVGDDV; encoded by the coding sequence ATGAACGATCGCACGAACACCATTTTCGGCTGGGTCCTTGCCAGTTTGATTGTCGCCCTTGGCGGCTCCATTGTTGCCAATACCTATTTCCATGGCGGCGGCGTGGAGATGCCTGAAAATCCCGGTTATGTGATCGAGGCTGCCGAAGGCGGCGCGGGCGCGGATGCCGGCCCTTCGCTGGCCACGCTGCTTTCCACAGGTTCCGCCGATGCGGGCGAGGCAGTGTTTGCCAAGTGCAGCGCGTGCCACACGATTGCACAGGGCGGTGCGTCAGGGATCGGGCCAAATCTTTATGGCGTGCTCGGCTCGCCTATTGGCGGCCATGCGGCAGGCTTTGCATATTCCAGCGCATTGTCTGGCAAAGGCGGCAATTGGGATTATGACAATATGGACGCGTGGCTCACCAGCCCGCGCGTATTTGCCAATGGCACCAAGATGAGCTTCGCCGGCCTTTCCAGCGGGGAAGACCGGGCCAATGTCATTCTCTACATGCTGGCCAATGGTGGCGGACCGGCACTACCGGAACCCGAACTCGAGATGGAAGAGACCGAGGGTGAAGATGGCGTCGATGCCCCAGGCGAAGGCCCGGGTGAAGTCGAAGGCGAATCAGCGGACGCAATTGAGGCGGCTGGCGGCATGGGCGATGATCAGCCGGTCGCCGAAAATGTCGGTGACGATGTCTGA
- a CDS encoding RlmE family RNA methyltransferase — protein sequence MSRSGQDSTRRLTSGKKRKASSQRWLERQLNDPYVKKAKDEGWRSRAAFKLIELDDRFGLVKGSKRVVDLGIAPGGWAQVVRKRAPAATVVGIDFLETEPIDGVTILQMDFMDDGAPAALEEALGGPADLVLSDMAANTVGHKQTDHLRTMALVEAAAWFAVENLTKGGAFLAKGFAGGTDKDLLDLLKKHFRTVKHAKPPASRKGSSEWYVVAQDFKGRPD from the coding sequence ATGAGCCGATCGGGACAGGATTCGACGCGCCGCCTCACCAGCGGCAAGAAACGCAAGGCAAGCTCGCAACGCTGGCTGGAACGTCAGTTGAACGATCCATACGTCAAGAAGGCCAAGGACGAAGGCTGGCGAAGCCGTGCCGCGTTTAAGCTGATTGAACTGGATGACCGATTCGGCCTCGTGAAGGGCTCCAAACGCGTGGTCGACCTTGGCATTGCGCCGGGCGGCTGGGCACAGGTGGTGCGCAAACGCGCACCAGCGGCAACCGTGGTCGGGATTGATTTTCTGGAAACAGAGCCAATTGACGGCGTGACGATCCTGCAAATGGATTTTATGGACGATGGTGCCCCTGCCGCACTTGAAGAGGCGCTGGGCGGCCCTGCCGACCTGGTTCTGTCCGATATGGCGGCCAATACAGTTGGCCACAAACAGACCGACCATTTGCGCACGATGGCGCTGGTGGAAGCCGCCGCATGGTTCGCAGTGGAAAACCTGACCAAAGGCGGTGCGTTCCTAGCCAAGGGGTTTGCCGGTGGCACAGACAAGGACTTGCTGGATTTGCTCAAAAAGCATTTTCGCACGGTCAAACACGCCAAGCCCCCCGCCAGCCGCAAAGGATCGAGCGAATGGTATGTCGTAGCGCAGGATTTCAAAGGCAGGCCGGACTGA
- a CDS encoding Ppx/GppA phosphatase family protein, producing MADHIPPDGRDKARTRAQGAKGGSNNRQAKPKQARNRAPGEGRKSSPQPVGSWRRPPHHSFKQAYAAIDLGTNNCRLLIARPADENFVVIDAFSRVVRLGEGLAQTGKLSDVAMDRALGALKICADKLKKRNVHLARSVATEACRRASNGEKFIQRVQDETGIVLDIISAQEEARLAVLGCHILLEDGVGPAVIFDIGGGSTELVLIEPGAPVPRILDWQSVPWGVVSLTETVGHETGGREERLARYDTMKQLVLDSFAEFAQRISRHASADQRLLGTSGTVTTLASVHLGLPQYDRKQVDGLMVPTDAMLDISQRLSEMSPEQRSELDCIGHERAELVVAGCAILEAILEIWSAPRLGVADRGIREGILRNLMTADAEGAEAQAALRNLKHSQGQGK from the coding sequence ATGGCGGATCATATTCCGCCGGATGGACGCGATAAGGCCAGGACACGGGCGCAGGGCGCCAAAGGCGGATCGAACAACCGTCAGGCCAAGCCGAAACAGGCTCGAAATCGCGCTCCCGGCGAAGGCAGGAAGAGCTCTCCGCAGCCCGTAGGCAGCTGGAGAAGGCCGCCCCACCATTCCTTCAAACAGGCCTATGCCGCCATTGATCTTGGCACCAATAATTGCCGCCTGCTGATCGCCCGTCCGGCTGATGAAAACTTCGTCGTGATCGACGCGTTCAGTCGCGTTGTCCGGCTGGGTGAAGGGTTGGCGCAGACGGGGAAACTCTCCGATGTCGCGATGGACCGCGCGCTGGGCGCCCTGAAAATCTGCGCTGACAAACTGAAAAAGCGCAATGTCCATCTCGCCCGATCAGTCGCGACAGAGGCTTGCCGGCGCGCCAGCAATGGAGAAAAATTCATCCAGAGGGTGCAGGACGAAACCGGTATCGTGCTCGATATCATCAGCGCGCAGGAAGAAGCGCGATTGGCTGTGCTGGGATGCCATATCTTGCTGGAAGACGGCGTGGGCCCGGCGGTAATCTTCGATATTGGCGGCGGATCTACCGAACTTGTGCTTATCGAACCGGGCGCCCCGGTGCCGCGCATTCTTGATTGGCAAAGCGTGCCATGGGGCGTGGTTTCGCTAACCGAAACCGTCGGGCACGAAACGGGCGGCAGGGAAGAACGCCTTGCCCGGTATGACACGATGAAACAGCTCGTGCTGGACAGTTTTGCGGAATTTGCTCAGCGCATTTCGCGCCATGCATCGGCAGATCAGCGCCTGCTTGGCACCAGCGGAACGGTAACGACATTGGCCAGCGTTCACCTTGGCCTGCCGCAATATGATCGCAAGCAAGTTGACGGGTTGATGGTGCCGACTGACGCCATGCTCGATATCTCGCAGCGGCTTTCCGAAATGTCGCCAGAGCAGCGCAGCGAGCTCGATTGCATCGGGCATGAGCGCGCCGAACTAGTGGTGGCAGGTTGTGCAATTCTGGAAGCGATACTGGAAATCTGGTCCGCCCCCCGCCTGGGCGTAGCCGATCGCGGGATACGCGAAGGTATCTTGCGCAACCTGATGACAGCGGATGCCGAAGGGGCAGAAGCGCAGGCAGCGCTGCGCAATCTCAAACACAGCCAGGGGCAGGGCAAATGA
- a CDS encoding TIGR04282 family arsenosugar biosynthesis glycosyltransferase — protein sequence MVHPPPTISLFAKFPTPGAAKTRLAPALGDEGAAQIHRLLVERTIAVLQASGLPFVVRTTGAEQGEFANWLGADFLLEDQGTDDLGARLARVVPPAIVLGADIPDLEVQHLHDAAHALEDVPVVIGPARDGGYYLLGFREDMPFLWGNMAWGTETVLKRTEARLEQRNIAYRLLETLDDCDRPEDLSNWPDLVP from the coding sequence ATGGTTCACCCGCCGCCCACGATTTCGCTATTCGCCAAGTTCCCGACACCGGGCGCAGCCAAGACCCGACTGGCCCCTGCGCTGGGGGATGAGGGTGCGGCACAGATCCATCGCTTGCTTGTCGAACGCACCATTGCGGTTTTGCAGGCGAGCGGGCTGCCCTTTGTGGTGCGCACGACCGGAGCCGAGCAGGGTGAATTTGCGAACTGGCTGGGAGCAGATTTTCTACTGGAAGACCAGGGTACGGATGATCTGGGTGCAAGGCTGGCGCGGGTAGTGCCGCCCGCCATTGTGCTGGGAGCTGATATTCCCGATCTTGAGGTGCAGCATCTGCACGATGCTGCGCATGCGTTGGAGGATGTGCCGGTGGTTATCGGTCCGGCGCGCGATGGCGGCTATTATCTGCTTGGTTTTCGAGAGGATATGCCGTTCCTGTGGGGCAATATGGCGTGGGGGACTGAAACGGTCCTTAAGCGGACTGAGGCGCGCTTAGAGCAGCGCAACATCGCTTATCGCCTCCTAGAAACGCTCGACGATTGTGACCGCCCGGAAGATCTCTCCAATTGGCCCGATCTGGTACCGTGA
- a CDS encoding glycosyltransferase, with the protein MARSGTVTGLSIIIPMLNEERALPALIHHVSALEPAPLEIVAMDGGSDDASVNLAKAAGWRVVSTKAGRGRQINAGVEAARGDLVVVLHADTVPPQDMVAVVRQTLADAKIALAGFTPIIRGPDKTRWGTTLHNWAKTWYAPLLFRPHLFFKGARLLFGDHAMFFRRSQFIASGGCDPEAMVMEEADLCIRLTRFGRVRMIRRTVETSDRRIAEWGAIKANWIYLKVGFMWGIGARQRLHRHYPDIR; encoded by the coding sequence TTGGCCCGATCTGGTACCGTGACCGGCCTTTCCATCATCATCCCCATGCTGAACGAAGAGCGAGCCTTGCCAGCACTGATTCACCACGTCAGCGCGCTGGAGCCTGCTCCGCTCGAAATCGTGGCGATGGATGGTGGCAGCGATGATGCCTCTGTCAATCTTGCAAAAGCTGCGGGGTGGCGCGTGGTATCCACCAAGGCTGGACGCGGGCGGCAAATCAATGCCGGCGTCGAGGCGGCCAGAGGCGATTTGGTGGTGGTGCTTCATGCAGATACGGTGCCGCCACAAGACATGGTTGCGGTTGTGCGCCAGACATTGGCCGATGCGAAAATCGCGCTCGCCGGATTTACCCCGATAATCCGCGGCCCTGACAAGACCCGCTGGGGCACGACCCTGCATAATTGGGCCAAGACCTGGTATGCCCCGCTCCTGTTCCGACCGCATCTGTTCTTCAAGGGTGCACGCCTGCTGTTTGGCGATCACGCAATGTTCTTTCGCCGCAGTCAATTCATCGCCAGTGGCGGCTGCGATCCTGAAGCAATGGTGATGGAGGAGGCGGATCTGTGCATCCGCCTTACCCGTTTTGGCCGGGTCAGGATGATTCGGCGAACGGTGGAAACGTCAGATCGCCGGATTGCCGAATGGGGCGCGATCAAAGCCAATTGGATTTATCTGAAGGTCGGCTTCATGTGGGGGATCGGGGCGCGCCAGCGGCTCCATCGCCACTATCCCGACATTCGCTGA
- a CDS encoding SDR family oxidoreductase — MLNILVTGAAGLIGGEVCARLVARGHKVTAMVRRIREVRGNDGAQLDRISIVSGDVTLPMMGVTTAPFDVVVHCAASLEFDAPENELRAVNIGGTRNAIEYAQAAGARFLYVSTAYTCGTRDGMIAEAAVPEGTQFTNRYEASKAAAEAVVATSGVPFAVARPSIVLGDSAGGTIRDFPSLCNVFRLMARGKVTQFPAAAGATLDLVPIDHVAGGIAALAEQMDEAEGGYFHLVAAAPTQAAQLAHGVARVAHFPDPLVVEPGDYDPAGLRPAERLLAERMIGTFGAYFTRNPQFSDARFRDLTGLLCPDTDNAWLDRLIAYGLQRGYLPAEKLQRMSG; from the coding sequence TTGCTGAACATCCTGGTGACAGGGGCTGCCGGACTGATCGGCGGCGAAGTTTGCGCAAGACTGGTGGCAAGGGGCCATAAGGTCACTGCAATGGTCCGGCGCATACGCGAAGTGCGCGGCAATGACGGCGCGCAGCTTGATCGTATATCCATTGTTTCGGGCGATGTGACACTGCCTATGATGGGCGTGACAACTGCACCCTTTGACGTGGTGGTGCATTGCGCGGCCAGCCTCGAATTCGATGCGCCGGAAAATGAATTACGGGCCGTCAATATAGGGGGCACGCGCAATGCGATAGAATATGCGCAGGCTGCGGGTGCGCGTTTCCTATATGTCAGCACCGCCTACACCTGCGGCACGCGTGATGGTATGATCGCAGAAGCAGCAGTGCCTGAAGGCACGCAGTTCACCAATAGATATGAAGCGAGCAAGGCTGCGGCAGAAGCGGTGGTTGCAACAAGTGGAGTGCCCTTTGCCGTGGCGCGCCCGTCCATCGTACTGGGAGACAGCGCAGGCGGGACAATCCGCGATTTCCCTTCGCTCTGTAATGTTTTCCGCTTGATGGCGCGTGGCAAGGTCACGCAATTTCCGGCTGCCGCGGGCGCGACGCTTGATCTGGTGCCGATAGATCATGTGGCAGGTGGCATCGCCGCATTGGCAGAACAGATGGACGAAGCAGAGGGCGGCTATTTTCACCTCGTCGCTGCTGCGCCCACACAGGCGGCGCAGCTAGCGCATGGGGTGGCACGGGTGGCACATTTTCCCGATCCTCTGGTGGTCGAGCCCGGCGATTACGATCCTGCTGGGCTGCGGCCTGCCGAAAGGCTGCTGGCAGAACGCATGATCGGCACATTCGGGGCGTATTTCACCCGCAATCCGCAATTTTCGGATGCACGCTTTCGCGACCTGACCGGCCTTTTATGCCCTGATACCGACAACGCATGGCTCGATCGGCTAATCGCCTATGGGCTTCAGCGCGGCTATTTGCCTGCGGAGAAACTTCAGCGAATGTCGGGATAG